In one window of Zingiber officinale cultivar Zhangliang chromosome 11A, Zo_v1.1, whole genome shotgun sequence DNA:
- the LOC122032144 gene encoding LRR receptor-like serine/threonine-protein kinase RGI3, giving the protein MGLLPPNLRTIIFFTVLSFFFSCLAIDEQGQALLSWKQTLSSSTDALSSWNSSDPNPCKWFGVACNSKLEVTSLKIKLVDLQGPLPSNLQPLKSLKNLVLSAINLTGPIPVEFGEYSELAFLDLSKNQISGDIPQEICKLTKLRSLALHSNSLQGAIPADIGNLSGLTCLTLYDNYLSGELPASVGKLERLEVFRAGGNRNLRGSVPAEIGNCRSLVMLGLAVTGLSGRLPSTIGLLERIQTVAIYTSQLSGPIPGEIGNCTQLTNLYLYQNSLSGPIPPELGRLRNLKTLFLWQNNLVGAIPPELGQCEQLILMDLSSNSLTGSIPESFGNLRNLQQMQLSTNQLTGAIPSDISNCTALTDIEVDNNGLSGEIGIDFRRLENLTLFYAWQNWLTGSIPASLAQCRNLQSLDLSYNNLTGSIPKELFGLQNLTKLLLLSNELTGFLPPEIGNCTNLYRLRLNGNRLGGTIPAEIGNLENLNFLDMSNNRLVGPIPAASSGCQNLEFLDLHSNGLSGSLPESLPRSLQFVDFSQNRLTGVISPVVGSLPELTKLLLGRNQLSGGIPAQLGSCSKLQLLDLGDNFFSGEIPGELGQLPALEISLNLSCNRLSGEIPPQFSSLEKLGCLDISHNELHGDLRVVATLQNLVALNVSFNAFSGELPDTPFFRNLPLADLEGNHGLIIADGRPSAQETQRRAAVSALKLAMTFLIIVSAALLLTAAFLLARARAEPRGGGADDAWEITLYQKLDLSVDDVLHELTSANVVGTGSSGVVYKVSIPSGVTLAVKKMWSPADDDSGEFRSEIAALSTLRHRNIVRLLGWGLNRSAKLLFYNYLPNGCLSGFLHRGVKEAAASWETRYEIAVGLARAVAYLHHDCVPAILHGDIKAMNVLLGPRFEPYLADFGLARVMADGERAHKLDTNSCPPRIAGSYGYMAPEHASMRRITEKSDVYSYGVVLLEVITGRHPLDPSLPGGMDLVQWVRVHLQRKLDPVHLLDGRLLGQPEHQLQEILQALSISVLCVGHRPDDRPAMKDVVALLEAVRRPANDEQTKDPATASAAACPVRNVKLQGSSNCSFAMSEYSS; this is encoded by the exons ATGGGATTGTTGCCTCCAAACTTACGTACAATTATCTTCTTCACCGTCTTATCTTTCTTCTTCAGTTGCCTGGCCATTGATGAGCAAGGCCAAGCTCTGCTTTCTTGGAAGCAGACTCTAAGCAGCTCCACTGACGCACTTAGCTCTTGGAATTCTTCAGATCCCAATCCGTGCAAGTGGTTTGGTGTTGCCTGCAACTCCAAGCTTGAAGTCACCAGCTTAAAGATCAAACTAGTCGATCTGCAAGGCCCATTGCCTTCCAATCTCCAACCTCTCAAGTCCTTGAAGAATCTAGTGCTTTCAGCGATCAACCTCACCGGCCCAATTCCAGTAGAGTTCGGGGAGTACAGCGAGCTCGCCTTCCTCGACCTTAGCAAGAACCAAATATCGGGCGATATTCCGCAGGAAATTTGCAAGCTGACCAAGCTCCGATCCTTGGCTCTGCACTCCAACTCTCTACAAGGCGCCATTCCGGCAGACATTGGAAACCTCTCTGGCCTCACGTGCTTGACGCTCTATGATAACTACCTCAGCGGCGAGTTGCCAGCGAGCGTGGGGAAGCTGGAGAGGCTCGAGGTTTTCCGCGCCGGTGGGAACCGGAATCTGAGAGGCTCCGTGCCTGCCGAGATTGGCAATTGTAGGAGCTTAGTGATGTTGGGCCTGGCAGTGACCGGCTTATCGGGGAGGCTTCCTTCCACTATCGGTTTGCTCGAAAGAATTCAAACCGTTGCTATCTACACTTCTCAGCTGTCGGGGCCAATCCCAGGAGAGATTGGCAACTGCACTCAGCTGACCAATCTTTATCTGTATCAGAATTCTCTCTCCGGTCCGATTCCGCCGGAACTCGGCCGGCTTCGGAACCTGAAAACTCTATTCCTGTGGCAGAACAACTTGGTCGGAGCAATTCCACCGGAGCTCGGTCAGTGCGAGCAACTGATCCTCATGGACTTGTCCTCGAATTCGCTTACTGGAAGTATTCCCGAGAGCTTCGGTAACTTGCGGAACCTTCAACAGATGCAGCTGAGTACCAATCAGCTCACCGGAGCTATCCCATCGGATATCTCGAACTGCACGGCGCTGACTGATATCGAGGTGGACAACAATGGTCTTTCTGGAGAGATAGGAATCGACTTCAGGAGATTGGAGAACCTCACTCTGTTCTACGCTTGGCAGAATTGGCTCACGGGGAGCATTCCGGCGAGCTTGGCTCAGTGCCGGAATTTGCAATCGCTGGACCTCTCTTACAACAACTTGACGGGCTCGATTCCTAAGGAGCTATTCGGGCTGCAGAATTTGACCAAATTGCTTCTCCTGTCCAATGAGTTGACCGGATTTCTGCCGCCGGAGATTGGCAATTGCACGAATCTTTATCGGCTGCGGCTGAATGGCAACCGCCTAGGAGGCACTATTCCGGCAGAGATCGGCAATCTCGAGAaccttaattttcttgacatgagCAACAACCGGCTCGTCGGCCCGATTCCGGCGGCCAGCTCCGGGTGTCAGAACCTCGAATTCCTCGACCTTCATTCCAATGGCCTGAGCGGCAGCCTGCCGGAGTCGCTGCCAAGGAGCCTGCAGTTTGTTGACTTCTCCCAAAATAGGCTGACCGGAGTAATAAGTCCTGTTGTTGGATCGCTGCCGGAGCTGACGAAGCTCTTGCTAGGTAGGAATCAGCTCTCCGGCGGAATCCCTGCGCAGCTCGGGTCATGCAGCAAGTTGCAACTTTTAGATCTCGGTGACAACTTCTTCTCCGGCGAGATACCAGGCGAGTTAGGCCAACTTCCCGCGCTGGAGATCTCGCTCAATCTCAGCTGCAACCGTCTCTCCGGAGAGATCCCGCCGCAGTTTTCATCCCTTGAGAAACTCGGTTGCCTCGACATCTCGCACAACGAACTCCACGGAGACCTCCGGGTCGTCGCCACGCTACAGAATCTGGTTGCTCTGAACGTATCCTTCAACGCCTTCTCAGGAGAACTTCCTGACACCCCCTTCTTCAGGAACCTCCCTCTCGCGGACCTTGAAGGCAACCACGGCCTAATCATCGCCGACGGCCGTCCCTCGGCCCAAGAAACACAGAGAAGAGCAGCCGTCTCAGCTCTGAAGCTCGCGATGACGTTCCTGATCATCGTCAGCGCGGCGCTCCTCCTGACGGCCGCCTTCCTCCTCGCTCGTGCGCGTGCCGAGCCGCGCGGCGGCGGCGCCGACGACGCGTGGGAGATCACGCTCTACCAGAAGCTGGACCTCTCGGTCGACGACGTCCTCCACGAACTGACGTCAGCTAACGTGGTTGGGACCGGGAGCTCCGGGGTGGTCTATAAGGTCTCCATCCCAAGCGGAGTGACGCTGGCCGTCAAGAAGATGTGGTCGCCAGCGGACGACGACTCGGGTGAATTCCGCAGCGAGATCGCCGCGCTGAGCACGTTACGCCACCGCAACATCGTGCGCCTCCTCGGGTGGGGCCTCAACCGGAGCGCCAAGTTGCTGTTCTACAACTACTTACCCAACGGCTGCCTAAGCGGGTTCCTCCACCGGGGGGTGAAGGAGGCGGCGGCGTCGTGGGAGACTAGGTACGAGATCGCAGTCGGGCTGGCGCGCGCCGTCGCCTACCTGCACCACGACTGCGTGCCGGCCATCCTCCATGGCGACATCAAGGCCATGAACGTGCTCCTCGGCCCAAGATTTGAACCGTATTTGGCGGACTTCGGCCTGGCCCGGGTAATGGCCGACGGCGAACGTGCTCATAAGTTGGACACCAATTCATGCCCTCCTCGCATCGCCGGCTCGTACGGCTACATGGCTCCAG AGCACGCGTCGATGCGACGGATAACGGAGAAGAGCGACGTGTATAGCTACGGAGTGGTTCTGCTAGAGGTGATAACGGGAAGGCATCCACTGGACCCGTCGCTGCCCGGCGGGATGGATTTGGTGCAGTGGGTTCGAGTCCACCTGCAGAGGAAGCTGGACCCGGTTCATCTCCTCGACGGCAGGCTGCTCGGCCAGCCGGAGCACCAGCTCCAAGAAATTCTGCAAGCGCTATCGATCTCGGTTTTGTGCGTCGGCCACCGGCCGGATGACCGGCCGGCGATGAAGGATGTGGTGGCGTTGTTGGAGGCGGTGAGGCGGCCGGCGAACGACGAGCAGACGAAGGATCCGGCGACTGCCTCCGCCGCCGCTTGCCCAGTTCGCAATGTGAAGTTGCAGGGGTCTTCGAATTGCTCGTTTGCGATGTCGGAGTACAGTAGTTGA
- the LOC122032170 gene encoding NDR1/HIN1-like protein 13, translating to MPAHSCTTLPQVPPLHSHPPPPHSQPPKSTTMPLNKPPEFSNPLHTGKSQLLPPERRTGPLIWCAAVVCVVLTLLLILAGIVTLIVFFVIRPRSPSIDLTAASLNSIYLDSPTYLNGDVAFLANFSNPNHKIDVVFKSLGLELYFRDRLIAVQALRPFALRTGESRLEAVRMITSEVLLPAELAEELQKQVRENSVVYSVRGSFKVRARFGAGHYSYWIYNRCDVQITAPPNGVLVARRCRKD from the coding sequence ATGCCCGCTCACAGTTGCACCACCCTTCCACAAGTGCCACCTCTTCATTCTCACCCTCCTCCTCCCCATTCCCAACCTCCTAAATCCACCACCATGCCACTGAACAAGCCGCCGGAATTCTCGAACCCGTTGCACACGGGGAAGTCACAGCTCCTCCCGCCCGAACGTCGCACCGGTCCCCTCATCTGGTGCGCCGCCGTCGTCTGCGTCGTCCTCACTCTCCTCCTCATCCTCGCTGGCATCGTCACGCTCATCGTCTTCTTCGTCATCAGACCGCGCAGCCCTTCCATCGACCTCACCGCCGCCAGCCTCAACAGCATCTACCTCGACTCGCCCACGTACCTCAACGGCGACGTCGCCTTCCTCGCCAATTTCTCCAACCCCAACCACAAGATCGACGTGGTGTTCAAGTCGCTGGGCTTGGAGCTCTACTTCCGTGACAGGCTCATCGCGGTGCAGGCGCTGCGACCGTTCGCGCTGCGGACGGGCGAGTCAAGGCTGGAGGCGGTTCGCATGATCACCAGCGAGGTGCTGCTGCCGGCGGAGCTGGCGGAGGAGCTCCAGAAACAGGTGAGGGAGAACAGCGTGGTGTACAGCGTTAGAGGGAGCTTCAAGGTGAGGGCGAGATTTGGCGCCGGCCATTATTCGTACTGGATCTACAATCGCTGTGACGTCCAGATCACGGCGCCGCCCAACGGGGTGCTCGTGGCCCGGCGATGCAGGAAAGATTAA